One window from the genome of Homoserinimonas aerilata encodes:
- a CDS encoding NUDIX hydrolase, producing MTETVVHPRVFTLAAALVLDSAGRALLVRKRGTDAFMQPGGKIEPGESALQCIVRELAEELTLTLDPADFGYLGRFEAPAANEPGWSVDCEVFTLVTDASVTVAAEIAEARWFDPAAQSFDVPIAPLTSEHVFPLHLAAR from the coding sequence GTGACCGAGACTGTCGTGCATCCGAGGGTATTCACGCTTGCCGCGGCCCTTGTGCTCGACAGTGCGGGCCGTGCGCTGCTGGTGCGCAAGAGGGGCACGGATGCGTTCATGCAGCCGGGCGGAAAGATCGAGCCGGGCGAGTCGGCGCTGCAGTGCATCGTGCGCGAGCTGGCCGAGGAGCTGACGTTGACGCTCGACCCGGCCGACTTCGGCTACCTGGGCAGGTTCGAGGCTCCGGCGGCGAACGAGCCGGGCTGGTCGGTCGACTGCGAGGTGTTCACCCTGGTGACGGATGCGTCGGTCACGGTCGCCGCGGAGATCGCCGAGGCGAGGTGGTTCGACCCGGCCGCGCAGAGTTTCGACGTGCCCATCGCGCCGCTCACGAGCGAGCACGTCTTCCCGCTGCATCTGGCGGCGCGCTGA
- a CDS encoding serine hydrolase domain-containing protein, whose protein sequence is MGIPSETVSAEALETVDGVFRDQQAGGAAPSAVWGVFDRSGLVHTGAAGRLEGGAIPDADTAYRIASCTKSFAAATVLALRDEGLLGLDDPVTRFVPELAGVTLPSADSPVPTVRMLLTMSAGFPTDDPWADRQEAMSGEEFAALLRAGVSFDSVPGTRFAYSNLGYALVGQVVEAVTGRGFREVVRERFLGPLGLTGTAFEREHFEEHRVAAGARVIDGRWEYLPMTGPGVFSPIGGLFSTVTDLARWAGWLASAFDADGADEPGSPLSRASRRELQQPHRLIPPDMPHNVGHPAGYGFGLFVDHYAKFGPVVSHSGGYPGFSAHMRWSAARGVGVVAFENATFSRVPVTTTAAFDGLLGSLPEPKELAVWPEVRDAQRAVTALLRSWNDADAQRLFTPNVGLDMPFAQRRAALAAAIDKVGGLVDGETTDASSAAPSQLSWFVPGTVGRLRVHIQLTPELPPRVQSLRVEALAPAAAPALG, encoded by the coding sequence ATGGGCATCCCGAGCGAGACAGTCAGCGCAGAAGCACTCGAGACCGTTGATGGGGTCTTCCGCGATCAGCAGGCCGGGGGTGCCGCGCCGAGCGCCGTGTGGGGCGTGTTCGACCGCTCGGGTCTCGTGCACACGGGTGCGGCGGGCCGGCTGGAGGGTGGCGCGATTCCGGATGCCGACACGGCGTACCGCATCGCCTCCTGTACGAAGAGTTTCGCGGCGGCGACGGTGCTGGCCCTGCGCGATGAGGGCCTGTTGGGTCTCGATGACCCGGTGACGCGTTTCGTTCCGGAGCTCGCAGGGGTGACGCTGCCGTCGGCAGATTCGCCTGTTCCGACGGTGCGGATGCTGTTGACCATGTCGGCGGGGTTCCCCACGGATGACCCGTGGGCGGACCGGCAGGAGGCGATGTCGGGCGAGGAGTTCGCGGCGCTGCTGCGCGCGGGCGTGAGTTTCGACAGCGTGCCTGGCACCCGTTTCGCGTATTCGAATCTCGGCTACGCGCTGGTCGGGCAGGTGGTGGAGGCGGTGACGGGCCGCGGCTTCCGCGAGGTGGTGCGCGAGCGTTTTCTCGGCCCGCTGGGGCTGACGGGCACCGCGTTCGAGCGTGAGCATTTCGAGGAGCACCGGGTGGCGGCGGGCGCGCGCGTGATCGATGGGCGCTGGGAGTATCTGCCCATGACGGGCCCGGGCGTGTTCTCGCCGATCGGCGGCCTGTTCAGTACGGTCACGGATCTGGCGCGCTGGGCCGGCTGGCTCGCATCCGCTTTCGACGCGGATGGTGCCGACGAGCCGGGTTCGCCGCTCAGCCGGGCGTCGCGTCGCGAGTTGCAGCAGCCGCATCGCCTGATCCCGCCGGACATGCCGCACAACGTCGGGCATCCTGCCGGTTACGGTTTCGGCCTGTTCGTGGATCACTACGCAAAGTTCGGCCCGGTGGTCTCCCATTCGGGCGGCTACCCCGGATTCTCGGCGCACATGCGCTGGTCGGCGGCGCGCGGTGTGGGCGTTGTCGCGTTTGAGAATGCGACGTTCTCGCGTGTGCCGGTGACGACGACGGCCGCGTTCGATGGGCTGCTGGGCTCGCTTCCGGAGCCGAAGGAGCTCGCCGTGTGGCCTGAGGTGCGCGACGCGCAGCGGGCCGTGACGGCGTTGCTGCGCTCCTGGAACGACGCTGATGCGCAGCGGCTGTTCACGCCGAATGTGGGGCTCGACATGCCGTTCGCGCAGCGTCGCGCGGCCCTTGCGGCGGCGATCGACAAGGTCGGCGGTCTGGTCGATGGCGAGACGACGGATGCCTCATCCGCGGCGCCCTCGCAGCTGAGCTGGTTCGTACCCGGCACCGTCGGCCGACTGCGCGTGCACATCCAGCTGACCCCTGAGCTGCCACCGCGCGTGCAGAGCCTGCGCGTGGAGGCCCTCGCCCCCGCTGCGGCGCCCGCCCTCGGGTAG
- the ypfJ gene encoding KPN_02809 family neutral zinc metallopeptidase, translated as MTFNEGARSGGPRASKRGRNTGIALGGGGIGVIAIVLISQLLGVDLTGLVSGGGVASGPDSAVENCDTGADANENVQCRVDFTAQSLDDFWEGELGDKYTMPPLVLFEGSVSTACGNATSAVGPFYCPGDSTVYLDTAFYDALRTQFGASGGSLSQMYVVAHEWGHHIQNITGIMGQVTQGEVGADSDSVRLELQADCYAGAWAGGATETVDENGTPFLQPITAAQVADALNAASVIGDDRIQEASGAEVNPHTWSHGSSEQRQRWFTAGYEQGTGACDTFAAARL; from the coding sequence ATGACATTCAACGAAGGGGCGCGCAGCGGGGGCCCGCGCGCCAGCAAGCGGGGGCGCAACACCGGAATCGCCCTCGGCGGCGGAGGCATCGGCGTCATCGCGATCGTGCTCATCTCCCAGCTTCTGGGTGTCGACCTGACCGGCCTCGTCTCGGGCGGCGGTGTCGCATCCGGACCCGACTCGGCGGTCGAGAACTGCGACACGGGCGCCGACGCGAACGAGAACGTGCAGTGCCGCGTCGACTTCACCGCCCAGTCACTCGACGACTTCTGGGAGGGAGAACTCGGCGACAAGTACACGATGCCGCCCCTTGTGCTCTTCGAGGGCAGCGTCTCGACGGCGTGCGGCAACGCCACAAGCGCGGTCGGCCCGTTCTACTGCCCCGGCGACTCAACCGTCTACCTCGACACCGCGTTCTACGACGCGCTGCGCACACAGTTCGGCGCCAGCGGCGGCAGCCTCTCCCAGATGTATGTGGTCGCGCACGAGTGGGGGCACCACATCCAGAACATCACCGGAATCATGGGGCAGGTCACGCAGGGCGAGGTGGGCGCCGACTCCGACTCGGTGCGACTCGAACTGCAGGCGGACTGCTACGCGGGCGCCTGGGCGGGCGGGGCGACAGAGACGGTCGACGAGAACGGCACGCCGTTCCTGCAGCCGATCACGGCCGCGCAGGTGGCGGATGCCCTGAACGCGGCGTCCGTGATCGGTGACGACCGCATCCAGGAGGCTTCGGGCGCCGAGGTGAACCCGCACACGTGGAGCCACGGTTCGAGCGAGCAGCGCCAGCGCTGGTTCACGGCCGGCTACGAGCAGGGCACGGGCGCCTGCGACACCTTCGCGGCCGCCCGGCTCTGA
- a CDS encoding sugar transferase codes for MTTPEPHVPSFPTATFASPAEQLRAQHLAPQSTAPRLRLVEPNLPSTHPTPTQAAPGSGTAWTRKYRDRLRLSDSIVVIAAVAASAIVSAPSLAAEASAIAGHWAIAALVAALWLVSLAALHTRDTRVLSVGIAEYKRVVSACTMTFGLLAIAFVIVQVDSVRWYFVIALPIGVVALVLGRWIWRRWLLWQGRRGNALSRVIVVGQRADVEYVVAQIAKNSGAAYTVVGAVIDSDGSGIRHGLPDSLPVCYSLDTVASTAERLGADAVVVAGPPVGQGDFIRTLAWDLEGTATALILATNLANIAGPRIHLRPIEGLPLIHVEIPQFEGGKHVLKRAFDIVAAGAALLLLSPVFAALALIVRLDSPGPALFRQERVGRDGNTFTIMKFRSMVTTATADLAGLLDSNNGAGLLFKMKNDPRVTRAGRYLRKYSLDELPQLWNIFIGDMSLVGPRPPLATEVADYETHVHRRLYIRPGLTGMWQVNGRSDLGWEESVQLDLYYVENWSLIGDIVILWRTARVVLKPVGAY; via the coding sequence ATGACCACCCCCGAACCGCACGTTCCGTCGTTCCCCACCGCAACCTTCGCCAGCCCGGCAGAACAGCTCCGCGCACAGCATCTCGCCCCACAGTCGACCGCCCCGCGACTGCGGCTCGTCGAGCCGAACCTGCCGTCGACGCATCCGACGCCCACCCAGGCCGCACCCGGATCCGGCACCGCCTGGACCCGCAAGTACCGCGACCGGCTGCGCCTCAGCGACAGCATCGTCGTGATCGCCGCCGTCGCCGCATCCGCCATCGTGAGCGCGCCCTCACTCGCTGCCGAGGCATCCGCCATCGCAGGACACTGGGCCATCGCGGCGCTCGTCGCAGCACTCTGGCTCGTGTCGCTCGCAGCCCTCCACACCCGCGACACCCGCGTGCTCAGCGTCGGCATCGCCGAATACAAGCGCGTCGTGAGCGCCTGCACCATGACCTTCGGCCTACTCGCGATCGCCTTCGTCATCGTTCAGGTCGACTCGGTGCGCTGGTACTTCGTGATCGCCCTCCCGATCGGCGTCGTCGCGCTCGTGCTCGGCCGGTGGATCTGGCGGCGCTGGCTGCTCTGGCAGGGGCGGCGGGGCAACGCGCTCTCGCGGGTCATCGTCGTCGGGCAGCGCGCCGACGTCGAGTACGTGGTCGCGCAGATCGCGAAGAACAGCGGCGCCGCCTACACCGTCGTCGGCGCCGTCATCGACTCCGACGGATCCGGCATCCGGCACGGCCTCCCCGACAGCCTTCCCGTCTGCTATTCGCTCGACACGGTCGCCAGCACAGCCGAGCGGCTGGGGGCGGATGCGGTGGTCGTCGCCGGCCCGCCGGTCGGGCAGGGCGACTTCATCCGTACGCTCGCGTGGGACCTCGAGGGAACCGCGACGGCCCTCATCCTCGCGACCAATCTTGCGAACATCGCAGGCCCGCGCATCCACCTGCGCCCCATCGAGGGGCTGCCACTCATCCACGTGGAGATCCCACAGTTCGAAGGCGGCAAGCATGTGCTCAAGCGGGCGTTCGACATCGTCGCCGCCGGCGCCGCCCTGCTGCTGCTGTCACCCGTCTTCGCCGCGCTCGCCCTCATCGTTCGTCTCGACAGCCCGGGCCCCGCGCTGTTCCGGCAGGAGCGGGTCGGCCGCGACGGCAACACCTTCACGATCATGAAGTTCCGCTCCATGGTCACGACGGCGACCGCCGATCTCGCCGGGCTGCTCGACAGCAACAACGGCGCAGGCCTGCTCTTCAAGATGAAGAACGACCCGCGCGTCACCCGCGCCGGCCGATACCTGCGCAAATACTCGCTCGACGAACTGCCACAGCTCTGGAACATCTTCATCGGTGACATGAGCCTCGTCGGGCCCCGGCCACCACTCGCGACCGAGGTCGCCGACTATGAGACGCATGTTCACCGGCGCCTGTACATCCGACCGGGCCTCACCGGCATGTGGCAGGTGAACGGGCGCTCCGACCTCGGCTGGGAGGAGAGCGTGCAGCTCGACCTCTACTACGTCGAGAACTGGTCGCTCATCGGCGACATCGTCATCCTGTGGCGCACCGCGCGCGTCGTACTCAAGCCGGTCGGAGCATACTGA